One genomic region from Equus asinus isolate D_3611 breed Donkey chromosome 10, EquAss-T2T_v2, whole genome shotgun sequence encodes:
- the FCHO1 gene encoding F-BAR domain only protein 1 isoform X3 produces the protein MVQTGVLWQTGQGHNDDGETEAQSWTVTQTPGAAQRGAECSGLDSAGPEYKSLPGCLTLAPGTRQKPAGVSTEAIGMSYFGEHFWGEKNHGFDVLYQSLKQGPVSTKELADFIRERATIEETYSKAMAKLSKLASNGTPMGTFAPLWEVFRVSSDKLALCHLELTRKLQDLIKDVLRYGEEQLKAHKKCKEEAVGTLDAVQVLAGVSQLLPKSRENYLNRCMDQERLRRESTNQKEMDKAETKTKKAAESLRRSVEKYNSARADFEQKMLDSALRFQALEETHLRHMKALLGSYAHSVENTHVQIGQVHEEFKQNIENVSVEMLLRKFAESKGTGREKPGPLDFEAYSTAALQEAMKRLRAAKAFRLPGLSRREREPPAAADALEPGSGTCAEVDEEGFTVRPDVTQNSTAEPSRCSSSDSDFDDDEPRKFYVHIKPVPARAPACSPEAATAQLRATAGSLILPPGPGGTMKRHSSRDAAGKPQRPRSAPRTGSCAEKLQSDEQVSKNLFGPPLEAAFDHEDFTGEGGSSSLGFTSSPSPFSSSSPENVEDSGLDSPSHAAPGPSPDSWAPCPGTPQSPAGCRAPPPESRGTRPVQPSDSPQPLAPSPGPWGLEAVAGGDLMPAPGELTARDGLAAPPRRARSRKVSCPLARSSGDLSRSLSPSPLGSSAPSTVPERPSFSSQTGHGVSRGPSPVVLGSQDALPVATAFTEYVHAYFRGHSPSGTPPPPVLSFRLVHTTRIEHFQPNAELLFSDPSQSDPETKDFWLNMAALTDALQRQAEQNPAASYYNVVLLRYQFSRPGPQAVPLQLSAHWQCGAALTQVSVEYSYRPGATAVPTPLTNVQILLPVGEPVTNVRLQPAATWNLEEKRLLWKLPDVSEAGGSGCLSASWEPCSGPSTPSPVAAQFTSEGATLSGVDLELVGSGYRMSLVKRRFATGMYLVSC, from the exons ATGGTTCAAACAGGAGTTCTTTGGCAGACAGGCCAGGGACACAATGACG atggggaaactgaggcacagagctggaCAGTGACTCAGACACCAG GAGCTGCCCAGCGTGGAGCTGAGTGCTCAGGTCTGGACTCAGCTGGCCCAGAGTACAAGTCACTTCCTGGCTGTCTGACCTTG GCACCAGGCACTAGACAGAAGCCTGCAGGGGTCTCCACAGAGGCCATCGGGATGTCGTATTTTGGGGAGCATTTTTGG GGCGAGAAGAACCATGGCTTTGACGTCTTGTACCAAAGCCTGAAGCAGGGACCCGTCTCCACCAAGGAGCTGGCCGACTTCATCCGGGAGAG GGCCACCATAGAGGAGACCTACTCGAAGGCGATGGCAAAGCTTTCCAAGCTGGCCAGCAACGGGACCCCCATGGG GACCTTCGCCCCCCTCTGGGAGGTCTTCCGTGTCTCCTCGGACAAGCTGGCGCTCTGCCATCTGGAGCTGACGCGGAAGCTGCAGGACCTCATCAAGGACGTGCTCCGCTACGGGGAGGAACAGCTCAAGGCTCACAAGAAG TGCAAGGAGGAAGCCGTGGGCACGCTGGACGCCGTGCAGGTCCTCGCGGGCGTCAGCCAGCTCCTGCCCAAGTCCCGCGAGAACTACCTGAACCGCTGCATGGACCAGGAGCGGCTGCGGAGGGAGAGCACCAACCAGAAGGAGATGGACAAG GCCGAGACCAAGACCAAGAAGGCGGCGGAGAGCCTGCGGCGCTCGGTGGAAAAGTACAATTCGGCCCGCGCCGACTTTGAGCAGAAGATGCTGGACTCGGCTCTG CGCTTCCAAGCCCTGGAGGAGACGCACCTGCGGCACATGAAGGCGCTGCTGGGCTCCTATGCCCACTCGGTGGAGAACACCCACGTGCAGATCGGGCAG GTGCACGAGGAGTTTAAGCAGAACATAGAGAACGTCAGCGTGGAGATGCTGCTGCGCAAGTTCGCGGAGAGCAAGGGCACGGGCCGCGAGAAGCCTG GCCCCCTGGACTTCGAGGCGTACAGCACAGCAGCCCTGCAGGAAG CTATGAAGCGGCTGCGGGCCGCCAAGGCCTTTCGCCTCCCGGGACTGAGCCGGCGCGAGCGGGAGCCACCTGCAGCTGC AGACGCCCTGGAGCCCGGGTCAGGG ACGTGTGCAGAGGTGGACGAAGAAGGTTTCACTGTCCGGCCTGATGTGACCCAGAACA GCACAGCCGAGCCCTCCCGCTGCTCGTCCAGCGACTCCGACTTCGACGACGACGAGCCCCGCAAGTTCTACGTGCACATCAAGCCGGTCCCGGCCCGGGCGCCGGCCTGCAGCCCCGAGGCGGCCACCGCGCAGCTCCGGGCCACGGCGGGCAGCCTCATCCTCCCTCCCGGCCCAGGG GGCACCATGAAACGCCACTCCTCAC GTGACGCTGCTGGGAAACCACAGAGGCCTCGATCCGCCCCGAGGACTGGCAG CTGTGCAGAGAAGCTGCAGTCGGATGAGCAAGTTTCCAAGAACCTCTTTGGGCCGCCCCTAGAGGCGGCCTTTGACCACGAAGATTTTACAGGTGAAGGAG GCTCCAGCAGCCTCGGCTTCACCTCCAGCCCCTCGCCTTTCTCGTCCTCGTCGCCCGAGAACGTGGAGGACTCCGGCCTGGACTCGCCGTCCCACGCGGCGCCCGGCCCCTCCCCGGATTCCTGGGCCCCCTGCCCGGGCACCCCGCAGAGCCCTGCTGGCTGTAGGGCACCGCCCCCGGAGTCGAGGGGGACACGGCCCGTGCAACCGTCGGACTCGCCCCAGCCCCTCGCGCCATCCCCGGGCCCCTGGGGGCTGGAGGCTGTGGCCGGAGGAG ACCTGATGCCTGCGCCTGGCGAGCTCACAGCCAGGGACGGCCTGGCAGCGCCACCCCGGAGAGCCCGCTCCAGGAAGGTGTCCTGCCCCCTCGCGCGCAGCAGCGGGGACCTG TCTCGGTCCCTCAGCCCCTCGCCACTGGGCTCCTCGGCCCCCAGCACAGTTCCAGAACGGCCCAGCTTCTCCTCCCAGACAGGCCACG GAGTCTCCCGGGGCCCAAGCCCTGTGGTCCTGGGCTCCCAGGATGCCCTGCCCGTGGCCACTGCCTTCACCGAGTATGTCCACGCCTACTTCCGGGGCCACAGCCCCAG TGGGACCCCACCCCCGCCGGTCCTCAGCTTCCGCCTCGTGCACACGACCCGCATTGAGCACTTCCAGCCCAATGCTGAGCTGCTCTTCAG TGACCCCTCCCAGAGCGACCCTGAGACCAAAGACTTCTGGCTCAACATGGCGGCTCTGACGGACGCCCTGCAGCGCCAGGCAGAGCAGAACCCGGCTGCCTCCTACTACAATGTGGTGCTCCTACGATACCAG TTCTCGCGCCCGGGGCCGCAGGCCGTGCCCCTGCAGCTGAGCGCGCACTGGCAGTGCGGGGCGGCCCTCACTCAGGTCTCGGTGGAGTACAGCTACCGGCCTGGGGCCACGGCCGTGCCCACGCCGCTCACCAACGTCCAGATCCTGCTGCCTGTGGGGGAGCCGGTGACCAACGTGCGCCTGCAGCCGGCCGCCACTTG GAACCTGGAGGAGAAGCGACTCCTATGGAAGCTTCCAGATGTGTCCGAGGCAGGGG GCTCCGGCTGCCTGTCTGCCAGCTGGGAGCCGTGCTCAGGGCCCAGCACACCCAGCCCCGTGGCCGCTCAGTTCACCAGTGAGGGGGCCACTCTGTCGGGCGTGGACCTGGAGCTGGTGGGCAGCGGCTACCGCATGTCGCTAGTAAAGAGGAGGTTCGCCACAG GGATGTACCTGGTGAGCTGCTGA
- the FCHO1 gene encoding F-BAR domain only protein 1 isoform X4 — protein MVQTGVLWQTGQGHNDDGETEAQSWTVTQTPGAAQRGAECSGLDSAGPEYKSLPGCLTLAPGTRQKPAGVSTEAIGMSYFGEHFWGEKNHGFDVLYQSLKQGPVSTKELADFIRERATIEETYSKAMAKLSKLASNGTPMGTFAPLWEVFRVSSDKLALCHLELTRKLQDLIKDVLRYGEEQLKAHKKCKEEAVGTLDAVQVLAGVSQLLPKSRENYLNRCMDQERLRRESTNQKEMDKAETKTKKAAESLRRSVEKYNSARADFEQKMLDSALRFQALEETHLRHMKALLGSYAHSVENTHVQIGQAPWTSRRTAQQPCRKATMKRLRAAKAFRLPGLSRREREPPAAADALEPGSGTCAEVDEEGFTVRPDVTQNSTAEPSRCSSSDSDFDDDEPRKFYVHIKPVPARAPACSPEAATAQLRATAGSLILPPGPGGTMKRHSSRDAAGKPQRPRSAPRTGSCAEKLQSDEQVSKNLFGPPLEAAFDHEDFTGEGGSSSLGFTSSPSPFSSSSPENVEDSGLDSPSHAAPGPSPDSWAPCPGTPQSPAGCRAPPPESRGTRPVQPSDSPQPLAPSPGPWGLEAVAGGDLMPAPGELTARDGLAAPPRRARSRKVSCPLARSSGDLSRSLSPSPLGSSAPSTVPERPSFSSQTGHGVSRGPSPVVLGSQDALPVATAFTEYVHAYFRGHSPSCLARVTGELTMTFPAGIVRVFSGTPPPPVLSFRLVHTTRIEHFQPNAELLFSDPSQSDPETKDFWLNMAALTDALQRQAEQNPAASYYNVVLLRYQFSRPGPQAVPLQLSAHWQCGAALTQVSVEYSYRPGATAVPTPLTNVQILLPVGEPVTNVRLQPAATWNLEEKRLLWKLPDVSEAGGSGCLSASWEPCSGPSTPSPVAAQFTSEGATLSGVDLELVGSGYRMSLVKRRFATGMYLVSC, from the exons ATGGTTCAAACAGGAGTTCTTTGGCAGACAGGCCAGGGACACAATGACG atggggaaactgaggcacagagctggaCAGTGACTCAGACACCAG GAGCTGCCCAGCGTGGAGCTGAGTGCTCAGGTCTGGACTCAGCTGGCCCAGAGTACAAGTCACTTCCTGGCTGTCTGACCTTG GCACCAGGCACTAGACAGAAGCCTGCAGGGGTCTCCACAGAGGCCATCGGGATGTCGTATTTTGGGGAGCATTTTTGG GGCGAGAAGAACCATGGCTTTGACGTCTTGTACCAAAGCCTGAAGCAGGGACCCGTCTCCACCAAGGAGCTGGCCGACTTCATCCGGGAGAG GGCCACCATAGAGGAGACCTACTCGAAGGCGATGGCAAAGCTTTCCAAGCTGGCCAGCAACGGGACCCCCATGGG GACCTTCGCCCCCCTCTGGGAGGTCTTCCGTGTCTCCTCGGACAAGCTGGCGCTCTGCCATCTGGAGCTGACGCGGAAGCTGCAGGACCTCATCAAGGACGTGCTCCGCTACGGGGAGGAACAGCTCAAGGCTCACAAGAAG TGCAAGGAGGAAGCCGTGGGCACGCTGGACGCCGTGCAGGTCCTCGCGGGCGTCAGCCAGCTCCTGCCCAAGTCCCGCGAGAACTACCTGAACCGCTGCATGGACCAGGAGCGGCTGCGGAGGGAGAGCACCAACCAGAAGGAGATGGACAAG GCCGAGACCAAGACCAAGAAGGCGGCGGAGAGCCTGCGGCGCTCGGTGGAAAAGTACAATTCGGCCCGCGCCGACTTTGAGCAGAAGATGCTGGACTCGGCTCTG CGCTTCCAAGCCCTGGAGGAGACGCACCTGCGGCACATGAAGGCGCTGCTGGGCTCCTATGCCCACTCGGTGGAGAACACCCACGTGCAGATCGGGCAG GCCCCCTGGACTTCGAGGCGTACAGCACAGCAGCCCTGCAGGAAGGCAA CTATGAAGCGGCTGCGGGCCGCCAAGGCCTTTCGCCTCCCGGGACTGAGCCGGCGCGAGCGGGAGCCACCTGCAGCTGC AGACGCCCTGGAGCCCGGGTCAGGG ACGTGTGCAGAGGTGGACGAAGAAGGTTTCACTGTCCGGCCTGATGTGACCCAGAACA GCACAGCCGAGCCCTCCCGCTGCTCGTCCAGCGACTCCGACTTCGACGACGACGAGCCCCGCAAGTTCTACGTGCACATCAAGCCGGTCCCGGCCCGGGCGCCGGCCTGCAGCCCCGAGGCGGCCACCGCGCAGCTCCGGGCCACGGCGGGCAGCCTCATCCTCCCTCCCGGCCCAGGG GGCACCATGAAACGCCACTCCTCAC GTGACGCTGCTGGGAAACCACAGAGGCCTCGATCCGCCCCGAGGACTGGCAG CTGTGCAGAGAAGCTGCAGTCGGATGAGCAAGTTTCCAAGAACCTCTTTGGGCCGCCCCTAGAGGCGGCCTTTGACCACGAAGATTTTACAGGTGAAGGAG GCTCCAGCAGCCTCGGCTTCACCTCCAGCCCCTCGCCTTTCTCGTCCTCGTCGCCCGAGAACGTGGAGGACTCCGGCCTGGACTCGCCGTCCCACGCGGCGCCCGGCCCCTCCCCGGATTCCTGGGCCCCCTGCCCGGGCACCCCGCAGAGCCCTGCTGGCTGTAGGGCACCGCCCCCGGAGTCGAGGGGGACACGGCCCGTGCAACCGTCGGACTCGCCCCAGCCCCTCGCGCCATCCCCGGGCCCCTGGGGGCTGGAGGCTGTGGCCGGAGGAG ACCTGATGCCTGCGCCTGGCGAGCTCACAGCCAGGGACGGCCTGGCAGCGCCACCCCGGAGAGCCCGCTCCAGGAAGGTGTCCTGCCCCCTCGCGCGCAGCAGCGGGGACCTG TCTCGGTCCCTCAGCCCCTCGCCACTGGGCTCCTCGGCCCCCAGCACAGTTCCAGAACGGCCCAGCTTCTCCTCCCAGACAGGCCACG GAGTCTCCCGGGGCCCAAGCCCTGTGGTCCTGGGCTCCCAGGATGCCCTGCCCGTGGCCACTGCCTTCACCGAGTATGTCCACGCCTACTTCCGGGGCCACAGCCCCAG ctgcctgGCTCGGGTAACTGGGGAGCTGACCATGACCTTCCCTGCCGGCATCGTGCGTGTGTTCAGTGGGACCCCACCCCCGCCGGTCCTCAGCTTCCGCCTCGTGCACACGACCCGCATTGAGCACTTCCAGCCCAATGCTGAGCTGCTCTTCAG TGACCCCTCCCAGAGCGACCCTGAGACCAAAGACTTCTGGCTCAACATGGCGGCTCTGACGGACGCCCTGCAGCGCCAGGCAGAGCAGAACCCGGCTGCCTCCTACTACAATGTGGTGCTCCTACGATACCAG TTCTCGCGCCCGGGGCCGCAGGCCGTGCCCCTGCAGCTGAGCGCGCACTGGCAGTGCGGGGCGGCCCTCACTCAGGTCTCGGTGGAGTACAGCTACCGGCCTGGGGCCACGGCCGTGCCCACGCCGCTCACCAACGTCCAGATCCTGCTGCCTGTGGGGGAGCCGGTGACCAACGTGCGCCTGCAGCCGGCCGCCACTTG GAACCTGGAGGAGAAGCGACTCCTATGGAAGCTTCCAGATGTGTCCGAGGCAGGGG GCTCCGGCTGCCTGTCTGCCAGCTGGGAGCCGTGCTCAGGGCCCAGCACACCCAGCCCCGTGGCCGCTCAGTTCACCAGTGAGGGGGCCACTCTGTCGGGCGTGGACCTGGAGCTGGTGGGCAGCGGCTACCGCATGTCGCTAGTAAAGAGGAGGTTCGCCACAG GGATGTACCTGGTGAGCTGCTGA
- the FCHO1 gene encoding F-BAR domain only protein 1 isoform X1, whose translation MVQTGVLWQTGQGHNDDGETEAQSWTVTQTPGAAQRGAECSGLDSAGPEYKSLPGCLTLAPGTRQKPAGVSTEAIGMSYFGEHFWGEKNHGFDVLYQSLKQGPVSTKELADFIRERATIEETYSKAMAKLSKLASNGTPMGTFAPLWEVFRVSSDKLALCHLELTRKLQDLIKDVLRYGEEQLKAHKKCKEEAVGTLDAVQVLAGVSQLLPKSRENYLNRCMDQERLRRESTNQKEMDKAETKTKKAAESLRRSVEKYNSARADFEQKMLDSALRFQALEETHLRHMKALLGSYAHSVENTHVQIGQVHEEFKQNIENVSVEMLLRKFAESKGTGREKPGPLDFEAYSTAALQEAMKRLRAAKAFRLPGLSRREREPPAAADALEPGSGTCAEVDEEGFTVRPDVTQNSTAEPSRCSSSDSDFDDDEPRKFYVHIKPVPARAPACSPEAATAQLRATAGSLILPPGPGGTMKRHSSRDAAGKPQRPRSAPRTGSCAEKLQSDEQVSKNLFGPPLEAAFDHEDFTGEGGSSSLGFTSSPSPFSSSSPENVEDSGLDSPSHAAPGPSPDSWAPCPGTPQSPAGCRAPPPESRGTRPVQPSDSPQPLAPSPGPWGLEAVAGGDLMPAPGELTARDGLAAPPRRARSRKVSCPLARSSGDLSRSLSPSPLGSSAPSTVPERPSFSSQTGHGVSRGPSPVVLGSQDALPVATAFTEYVHAYFRGHSPSCLARVTGELTMTFPAGIVRVFSGTPPPPVLSFRLVHTTRIEHFQPNAELLFSDPSQSDPETKDFWLNMAALTDALQRQAEQNPAASYYNVVLLRYQFSRPGPQAVPLQLSAHWQCGAALTQVSVEYSYRPGATAVPTPLTNVQILLPVGEPVTNVRLQPAATWNLEEKRLLWKLPDVSEAGGSGCLSASWEPCSGPSTPSPVAAQFTSEGATLSGVDLELVGSGYRMSLVKRRFATGMYLVSC comes from the exons ATGGTTCAAACAGGAGTTCTTTGGCAGACAGGCCAGGGACACAATGACG atggggaaactgaggcacagagctggaCAGTGACTCAGACACCAG GAGCTGCCCAGCGTGGAGCTGAGTGCTCAGGTCTGGACTCAGCTGGCCCAGAGTACAAGTCACTTCCTGGCTGTCTGACCTTG GCACCAGGCACTAGACAGAAGCCTGCAGGGGTCTCCACAGAGGCCATCGGGATGTCGTATTTTGGGGAGCATTTTTGG GGCGAGAAGAACCATGGCTTTGACGTCTTGTACCAAAGCCTGAAGCAGGGACCCGTCTCCACCAAGGAGCTGGCCGACTTCATCCGGGAGAG GGCCACCATAGAGGAGACCTACTCGAAGGCGATGGCAAAGCTTTCCAAGCTGGCCAGCAACGGGACCCCCATGGG GACCTTCGCCCCCCTCTGGGAGGTCTTCCGTGTCTCCTCGGACAAGCTGGCGCTCTGCCATCTGGAGCTGACGCGGAAGCTGCAGGACCTCATCAAGGACGTGCTCCGCTACGGGGAGGAACAGCTCAAGGCTCACAAGAAG TGCAAGGAGGAAGCCGTGGGCACGCTGGACGCCGTGCAGGTCCTCGCGGGCGTCAGCCAGCTCCTGCCCAAGTCCCGCGAGAACTACCTGAACCGCTGCATGGACCAGGAGCGGCTGCGGAGGGAGAGCACCAACCAGAAGGAGATGGACAAG GCCGAGACCAAGACCAAGAAGGCGGCGGAGAGCCTGCGGCGCTCGGTGGAAAAGTACAATTCGGCCCGCGCCGACTTTGAGCAGAAGATGCTGGACTCGGCTCTG CGCTTCCAAGCCCTGGAGGAGACGCACCTGCGGCACATGAAGGCGCTGCTGGGCTCCTATGCCCACTCGGTGGAGAACACCCACGTGCAGATCGGGCAG GTGCACGAGGAGTTTAAGCAGAACATAGAGAACGTCAGCGTGGAGATGCTGCTGCGCAAGTTCGCGGAGAGCAAGGGCACGGGCCGCGAGAAGCCTG GCCCCCTGGACTTCGAGGCGTACAGCACAGCAGCCCTGCAGGAAG CTATGAAGCGGCTGCGGGCCGCCAAGGCCTTTCGCCTCCCGGGACTGAGCCGGCGCGAGCGGGAGCCACCTGCAGCTGC AGACGCCCTGGAGCCCGGGTCAGGG ACGTGTGCAGAGGTGGACGAAGAAGGTTTCACTGTCCGGCCTGATGTGACCCAGAACA GCACAGCCGAGCCCTCCCGCTGCTCGTCCAGCGACTCCGACTTCGACGACGACGAGCCCCGCAAGTTCTACGTGCACATCAAGCCGGTCCCGGCCCGGGCGCCGGCCTGCAGCCCCGAGGCGGCCACCGCGCAGCTCCGGGCCACGGCGGGCAGCCTCATCCTCCCTCCCGGCCCAGGG GGCACCATGAAACGCCACTCCTCAC GTGACGCTGCTGGGAAACCACAGAGGCCTCGATCCGCCCCGAGGACTGGCAG CTGTGCAGAGAAGCTGCAGTCGGATGAGCAAGTTTCCAAGAACCTCTTTGGGCCGCCCCTAGAGGCGGCCTTTGACCACGAAGATTTTACAGGTGAAGGAG GCTCCAGCAGCCTCGGCTTCACCTCCAGCCCCTCGCCTTTCTCGTCCTCGTCGCCCGAGAACGTGGAGGACTCCGGCCTGGACTCGCCGTCCCACGCGGCGCCCGGCCCCTCCCCGGATTCCTGGGCCCCCTGCCCGGGCACCCCGCAGAGCCCTGCTGGCTGTAGGGCACCGCCCCCGGAGTCGAGGGGGACACGGCCCGTGCAACCGTCGGACTCGCCCCAGCCCCTCGCGCCATCCCCGGGCCCCTGGGGGCTGGAGGCTGTGGCCGGAGGAG ACCTGATGCCTGCGCCTGGCGAGCTCACAGCCAGGGACGGCCTGGCAGCGCCACCCCGGAGAGCCCGCTCCAGGAAGGTGTCCTGCCCCCTCGCGCGCAGCAGCGGGGACCTG TCTCGGTCCCTCAGCCCCTCGCCACTGGGCTCCTCGGCCCCCAGCACAGTTCCAGAACGGCCCAGCTTCTCCTCCCAGACAGGCCACG GAGTCTCCCGGGGCCCAAGCCCTGTGGTCCTGGGCTCCCAGGATGCCCTGCCCGTGGCCACTGCCTTCACCGAGTATGTCCACGCCTACTTCCGGGGCCACAGCCCCAG ctgcctgGCTCGGGTAACTGGGGAGCTGACCATGACCTTCCCTGCCGGCATCGTGCGTGTGTTCAGTGGGACCCCACCCCCGCCGGTCCTCAGCTTCCGCCTCGTGCACACGACCCGCATTGAGCACTTCCAGCCCAATGCTGAGCTGCTCTTCAG TGACCCCTCCCAGAGCGACCCTGAGACCAAAGACTTCTGGCTCAACATGGCGGCTCTGACGGACGCCCTGCAGCGCCAGGCAGAGCAGAACCCGGCTGCCTCCTACTACAATGTGGTGCTCCTACGATACCAG TTCTCGCGCCCGGGGCCGCAGGCCGTGCCCCTGCAGCTGAGCGCGCACTGGCAGTGCGGGGCGGCCCTCACTCAGGTCTCGGTGGAGTACAGCTACCGGCCTGGGGCCACGGCCGTGCCCACGCCGCTCACCAACGTCCAGATCCTGCTGCCTGTGGGGGAGCCGGTGACCAACGTGCGCCTGCAGCCGGCCGCCACTTG GAACCTGGAGGAGAAGCGACTCCTATGGAAGCTTCCAGATGTGTCCGAGGCAGGGG GCTCCGGCTGCCTGTCTGCCAGCTGGGAGCCGTGCTCAGGGCCCAGCACACCCAGCCCCGTGGCCGCTCAGTTCACCAGTGAGGGGGCCACTCTGTCGGGCGTGGACCTGGAGCTGGTGGGCAGCGGCTACCGCATGTCGCTAGTAAAGAGGAGGTTCGCCACAG GGATGTACCTGGTGAGCTGCTGA